The Henckelia pumila isolate YLH828 chromosome 2, ASM3356847v2, whole genome shotgun sequence genome includes a window with the following:
- the LOC140881597 gene encoding rop guanine nucleotide exchange factor 3-like, whose protein sequence is MDSSTSTSDENGYLGYQHSPSSMDQTSIFSIQSSDSFAHCRTNSETSAFSEQTDDYSFAETSSPFSWQGGFKSPVRGKLSRLSMAQHKDGKDEEIMDLELELMKERFSKLLLGEDMSGSGKGVCTAVSISNAITNLYASVFGQHQRLEPLSVEKKLMWNREMNCLLSLCDYIVEFTPTLQHFKDGTTLEVMTSSPRSDIHLNLPALKKLDGMLQNMLESFRKTEFWYAEKGSMSGNSTQFGSFRRSFQQQAQRKEEKWWLPVPCVPPEGLSEKYTKILCQKRDCANQIHKAAMAINSNILAEMHVPESYTASLPKSGKASLGDAIYRYMCNVETFSPNHLIDSLNIASEHEALELVDKVEASMYTWRRKACMAHSKSSWDLVKDLMSDVDRSDKNHVLAERAETLLLCLKQRYPALSQTSLDTSKIQYNKDVGQAVLESYSRVLEGLAFNIVSWIEDVLFVHESMRDRDN, encoded by the exons ATGGACAGCAGCACTTCAACTAGTGATGAAAATGGCTACTTGGGATATCAGCATTCACCTTCTTCCATGGATCAAACCTCGATTTTTTCGATTCAGAGTAGCGACTCTTTTGCACATTGTAGGACTAATTCCGAAACTTCGGCCTTCTCAGAGCAAACAGATGATTACAGCTTTGCAGAGACATCCTCTCCATTCTCTTGGCAGGGCGGCTTTAAATCTCCGGTCCGAGGGAAACTTTCGAGATTAAGCATGGCGCAGCATAAAGATGGAAAGGATGAGGAGATAATGGATTTAG AACTGGAATTGATGAAGGAGAGATTTTCAAAACTGTTGTTAGGTGAAGACATGTCTGGAAGTGGCAAAGGAGTCTGCACTGCTGTCTCAATCTCAAATGCTATAACCAATCTTTATG CTTCTGTATTTGGTCAACACCAGAGATTAGAGCCACTGAGTGTTGAAAAGAAGTTAATGTGGAACAGAGAAATGAACTGCCTTTTATCTCTGTGTGATTACATAGTGGAATTTACTCCCACGTTGCAACATTTTAAAGATGGAACTACTTTAGAG GTGATGACTAGCAGCCCAAGATCAGATATTCATCTCAATCTCCCAGCCTTGAAAAAGCTTGATGGAATGCTCCAG AATATGTTGGAAAGTTTTAGAAAGACTGAATTTTGGTACGCGGAAAAGGGCAGCATGTCGGGGAATTCGACTCAGTTCGGATCGTTCAGAAGATCGTTTCAGCAACAGGCTCAGCGGAAGGAGGAGAAATGGTGGCTTCCTGTTCCTTGCGTCCCCCCAGAGGGCCTCTCCGAGAAATATACCAAGATTTTGTGCCAGAAGCGCGACTGCGCGAACCAAATTCACAAAGCCGCAATGGCCATTAACAGTAATATTCTTGCCGAAATGCACGTCCCAGAGTCATACACGGCTTCCCTCCCTAAG AGTGGGAAAGCGAGCTTAGGAGATGCAATCTACCGATACATGTGCAACGTGGAGACGTTTTCGCCCAATCACCTTATTGACTCACTCAACATAGCCTCGGAGCACGAGGCCCTCGAGTTAGTGGACAAGGTCGAAGCCTCGATGTACACGTGGCGACGAAAAGCATGCATGGCTCACTCAAAATCCTCATGGGACTTGGTTAAAGACCTCATGTCGGACGTCGATAGGAGTGACAAGAACCATGTCTTGGCAGAAAGAGCAGAAACCTTGCTGTTATGCTTAAAACAAAGATATCCCGCGCTCTCACAAACTTCATTAGACACAAGCAAAATCCAATATAACAAG GATGTGGGACAGGCTGTTTTGGAGAGCTATTCAAGAGTGTTGGAGGGCTTAGCATTCAACATTGTTTCTTGGATCGAGGATGTACTCTTTGTGCATGAATCCATGAGAGACAGAGATAATTAG
- the LOC140881595 gene encoding LOW QUALITY PROTEIN: G-type lectin S-receptor-like serine/threonine-protein kinase SD2-2 (The sequence of the model RefSeq protein was modified relative to this genomic sequence to represent the inferred CDS: inserted 5 bases in 4 codons; deleted 7 bases in 5 codons; substituted 2 bases at 2 genomic stop codons): MYLTALQRLSSWKSSIDPAPGRYFLRLNPPNYGEIALLXNIDNVYEYWSTGNWNGNAFVAVPEMTIPYIYRFEFLNPFPTNATFGFTEVPLESGVKPPLTRFXLDHLGQLRRFTWSQDSETWNMFWSQPENQCKLCGLEIGFCYANMFSPCLCLEGFNPVNRVSWEKEYFSXGCHREGYESCSKNDEFEEVGLVSYERTSVVSFSGTKSECENACLENCSCIGIFHNAKNKLCKKLFGSLLNLHNLISGSTIQDKLYLRVQSIGASKKNKKKTTFLVWMLCILIIFLLFVCRWMVKRRKGEEDCVFHFTNLRVFSYKKLHVATKGFSEKLGHGGFGVFLRGVLLDSSPVAVKRRGRPGSDEKEFRATVCTTGNIQHVNLVRLRGFFSEDSHRLLVYDCMPMDLLAXYLKLNGQNLSCDVRFCIAIGTARGIAYLHEECRSCIIYCDIKPDNILLDEDLSVKVSDFGLAKLIVGDFSGVLVTMRGTWGYVAPEWISGVAITTKADVFSYGMMLFELIGARCNVEGPPSGGGVVEGEMEKWFFSPXAARQIIKENLATVIDERLXGSCNKVKAEIIGLVAVWGIQDEGSTRPTMGMVMKILEGVVEVTVPPAPKLFQALVSGESLQGVGADPRTW, translated from the exons ATGTACTTGACGGCGCTGCAAAGGCTTTcttcttggaagagttccattGATCCAGCTCCAGGAAGATATTTCTTGCGGTTAAATCCTCCTAATTATGGTGAGATTGCTCTCT ACAATATTGATAATGTGTATGAATATTGGTCTACTGGGAATTGGAATGGAAATGCATTTGTTGCGGTTCCTGAGATGACAATTCCTTACATATAtagatttgaatttttgaatccTTTCCCTACAAATGCAACTTTTGGATTCACTGAGGTACCATTAGAGAGCGGCGTAAAACCTCCCTTAACTAGGT TCTTGGACCATCTGGGGCAGTTGAGGCGATTTACATGGTCCCAAGAT AGTGAAACCTGGAACATGTTTTGGTCACAGCCCGAGAATCAATGCAAACTATGTGGACTG GAAATAGGATTTTGTTATGCTAATATGTTTAGTCCTTGTCTGTGTTTGGAGGGTTTTAATCCGGTGAACAGGGTTTCATGGGAAAAGGAATATTTTTCCTAGGGTTGTCACCGGGAAGGCTATGAGAGTTGTAGTAAGAATGATGAGTTTGAAGAAGTTGGGCTGGTGAGCTATGAAAGAACATCGGTGGTATCATTCAGTGGGACCAAGAGTGAGTGCGAGAATGCGTGTCTTGAAAATTGTTCTTGCATTGGTATATTTCATAATGCGAAGAATAAATTGTGCAAGAAATTATTTGGTTCTCTTTTGAACCTGCATAATCTTATTTCTGGCAGCACTATTCAGGATAAATTATATTTGAGAGTACAGAGCATTGGAGCCAGCAAAAAGAACAAGAAGAAGACGACTTTCTTGGTATGGATGCTTTGTATCCTTATTATATTCTTGTTATTTGTGTGTAGATGGATGGTTAAACGAAGGAAAGGAGAAGAAGATTGTGTGTTTCATTTCACAAATCTGAGGGTGTTCTCTTACAAAAAGCTTCATGTTGCGACTAAAGGATTTTCTGAGAAGCTTGGGCATGGAGGGTTTGGGGTATTTTTG CGTGGTGTATTATTGGATTCTTCCCCTGTGGCAGTGAAGAGACGTGGAAGACCTGGCAGTGACGAGAAGGAGTTTCGAGCAACGGTGTGTACTACAGGAAATATTCAGCATGTTAATCTGGTCCGATTAAGAGGA TTTTTTTCTGAAGATTCCCATCGTCTCCTAGTTTATGATTGCATGCCAATGGACCTCTTAGC GTACCTAAAACTGAATGGTCAGAACCTGAGTTGTGATGTTAGGTTTTGTATCGCT ATTGGGACGGCAAGAGGCATCGCCTATTTACATGAAGAGTGTCGAAGTTGTATCATATATTGCGATATAAAGCCCGATAATATCTTATTGGATGAAGATTTATCCGTCAAGGTTTCTGATTTCGGGTTGGCAAAACTTATTGTTGGAGACTTCAGCGGAGTCTTGGTGACAATGCGGGGAACATGGGGGTATGTTGCGCCTGAGTGGATCTCTGGTGTGGCTATTACTACTAAAGCCGATGTTTTTAGCTATGGGATGATGTTGTTTGAGTTGATAGGTGCTCGTTGCAACGTGGAGGGGCCACCCTCGGGTGGTGGAGTTGTTGAGGGTGAAATGGAGAAATGGTTTTTCTCACCATGAGCGGCACGCCAAATAATTAAGGAAAACCTGGCGACTGTCATTGATGAGAGGC GAGGTTCTTGTAATAAGGTAAAGGCAGAGATAATTGGATTGGTTGCTGTTTGGGGCATTCAAGATGAGGGGTCTACAAGGCCTACAATGGGAATGGTGATGAAAATATTGGAAGGAGTGGTGGAAGTGACTGTCCCGCCGGCCCCAAAACTGTTTCAAGCCTTGGTTTCTGGCGAGTCATTGCAAGGGGTGGGGGCGGATCCAAGAACATGGTAA
- the LOC140881498 gene encoding O-fucosyltransferase 30 encodes MDSLYSNRLKKKPKNHRNYTTPLLFTSAIFLFCVVFFVVSRIFFSPPPTALFRNSEQVLHTQCSSSSVSGEKFLWYAPHSGFSNQLSEFKNAILIAAILNRTLIIPPVLDHHVVALGSCPKFRVLSPNDLRYAVWNHSIQLVRERRYISMADIIDLSSIASVSVRFIDFRVFVSMWCGVNFNLFCTEDLSVHSSLNEQLHQCGSSLSGHDSNMNKCVYASVEDCRTTVWTYQSDEKDGILDSFQADDELRKKKKISFIRKRKDIYKAFGPRSAAGAATVLAFGSLFTSQYKGSESYIDIHKAPKDQRIQLLIQKMEFLPFVPEILNAGKKFTYETIKAPFLCAQLRLLDGQFKNHWKTTFLGVKQVLNSLIQKGPLPIHLFVMTDLPFHNWTGSYLGELAKNSDDFKLIFLREEDKLIAQTAKKVLNPGHGMKLRFATSNFDGKEEQCNAVSLPDILLFIEETICSCATLGFIGTSGSTIAESIELMRKHNICSV; translated from the coding sequence ATGGACTCCCTTTACTCCAACAGATTGAAAAAGAAACCGAAGAATCATCGTAATTATACAACTCCGCTCCTTTTCACTTCCGCCATTTTCCTCTTTTGCGTTGTTTTCTTCGTCGTCTCCAGAATCTTCTTTTCTCCTCCTCCTACGGCTCTCTTCCGAAATTCTGAACAAGTTCTCCATACCCAGTGCTCAAGCTCCAGTGTCTCGGGAGAGAAGTTCCTCTGGTATGCTCCTCACAGTGGGTTCAGCAATCAGCTCTCTGAGTTCAAGAACGCCATTCTAATTGCTGCAATCTTGAACAGGACATTGATCATTCCACCTGTTCTTGATCATCATGTTGTTGCCCTTGGTAGTTGCCCTAAATTTAGGGTCTTGAGCCCCAACGATTTGAGATACGCAGTGTGGAATCATAGTATTCAGCTCGTTCGTGAACGCAGGTATATATCCATGGCTGACATAATTGATCTTTCATCTATAGCATCCGTTTCAGTTAGATTTATAGATTTCAGAGTTTTTGTTTCTATGTGGTGTGGGGTGAATTTCAACTTGTTTTGCACCGAGGACTTGAGTGTACATTCATCTTTAAATGAACAGCTGCATCAGTGTGGATCATCTCTATCTGGACATGACAGCAATATGAATAAATGTGTGTATGCTTCGGTAGAAGATTGTCGAACAACAGTATGGACTTACCAAAGCGACGAAAAAGATGGGATTTTGGATTCGTTTCAGGCTGATGATGAACTcaggaagaaaaagaaaatttcgttcatcagaaaaagaaaagatatcTATAAGGCCTTTGGTCCTAGATCTGCTGCTGGAGCAGCCACTGTTCTGGCATTTGGTAGCCTTTTTACCTCACAATACAAGGGCTCTGAATCGTATATTGACATTCACAAAGCTCCAAAAGATCAGAGGATACAGTTATTGATTCAGAAGATGGAGTTTCTTCCATTTGTGCCGGAGATCTTAAATGCCGGGAAGAAGTTTACTTATGAGACAATTAAGGCTCCATTTCTCTGCGCACAGCTTAGATTATTGGATGGACAATTCAAGAATCACTGGAAAACTACGTTTTTAGGGGTTAAGCAagtgttgaattcattgataCAGAAGGGTCCTCTCCCAATTCATTTGTTCGTGATGACTGATCTTCCCTTTCATAACTGGACTGGAAGCTATTTGGGTGAGTTGGCAAAAAATTCTGATGATTTCAAGCTAATTTTTCTCAGAGAGGAAGACAAGTTAATCGCCCAAACTGCTAAGAAGGTGTTAAATCCAGGGCATGGTATGAAGCTTCGATTTGCTACTAGTAATTTTGATGGGAAAGAGGAGCAATGCAATGCTGTTTCACTGCCTGATATACTTCTGTTTATAGAAGAAACTATTTGCAGCTGTGCTACTTTAGGTTTCATCGGGACTTCCGGATCAACCATTGCTGAAAGTATTGAATTGATGAGAAAGCATAACATATGTTcggtgtga
- the LOC140881596 gene encoding protein DETOXIFICATION 34-like: MAVLELEQPTFFNKPNLDEKALLHEAPTTLLANEEGGDYPPVRSYEDVKNVINIESIKLWAIAAPIAFNILCNYGINSFTSIFVGHIGDVELSAVAICLSVIANLSFGLMLGMASALETLCGQAYGAGETEMMGIYMQRSWIILTTACFCLSPLYIYATPVLKLLGQRHDIAEIAGNFSIKIIPQMFSLAINFPTQKFLQAQSKVATLAWVGFVAFILHIGLLLLFVKVFEWGLAGAAAAYDVSAWGIALAQVVYIVGWCQDSWSGLSWLAFKDIWGFAKLSMASAIMICLEIWYFMSIIVLTGHLEDPVLAVGSLSISMNLNGWEGMLFIGINAAISVRVSNELGSGRPRAAKFSVIVTVAESALIGLLSMVIIMATKDHFAILFTSSVKMQKAVSDLAHLLAITLVLNSIQPVISGVAVGGGWQGLVACINMFCYYIIGLPIGFLLGYKTDLGVKGIWMGMIFGTFLQTTILLVIVWKTNWDEEVVQASERMRRWT; the protein is encoded by the exons ATGGCTGTCTTGGAATTGGAACAACCAACTTTTTTCAATAAACCAAACTTAGATGAAAAGGCGTTGCTCCACGAGGCACCAACCACCTTGTTAGCAAATGAGGAGGGAGGCGATTATCCTCCTGTAAGAAGTTACGAGGACGTGAAAAATGTGATAAACATAGAATCCATCAAGCTATGGGCAATTGCAGCTCCTATTGCCTTCAATATTTTGTGCAATTATGGCATCAATTCTTTCACTAGCATCTTTGTGGGGCACATAGGGGATGTAGAGCTATCTGCAGTCGCTATCTGTTTATCAGTAATTGCAAACTTATCCTTCGGACTCATG CTTGGTATGGCTAGTGCACTCGAGACGTTATGTGGACAGGCGTATGGAGCTGGAGAAACAGAAATGATGGGAATTTACATGCAAAGATCATGGATAATACTCACAACGGCTTGTTTCTGTCTTTCACCACTCTATATTTATGCCACACCAGTGCTAAAGCTACTGGGACAAAGACACGACATTGCCGAAATAGCAGGAAATTTTTCGATAAAAATCATTCCACAAATGTTTTCACTCGCCATTAACTTTCCTACACAGAAGTTCCTGCAAGCTCAAAGTAAGGTGGCGACTCTAGCATGGGTTGGTTTTGTGGCCTTTATCTTGCACATAGGGTTGTTGCTTTTGTTTGTTAAGGTATTTGAATGGGGTTTGGCTGGTGCAGCAGCAGCCTATGATGTATCAGCATGGGGTATTGCTCTAGCTCAGGTTGTGTACATAGTTGGGTGGTGTCAAGATAGTTGGAGTGGATTGTCGTGGCTTGCTTTTAAGGATATATGGGGATTTGCAAAGCTTTCGATGGCCTCGGCCATTATGATTtgcttagagatatggtattTTATGAGTATAATAGTTCTCACTGGACATCTAGAGGATCCTGTCCTGGCTGTTGGATCCCTTTCTATAAG CATGAACCTGAATGGATGGGAAGGTATGCTGTTCATTGGGATTAATGCAGCAATAAG TGTTCGCGTGTCAAATGAGCTTGGATCAGGACGTCCTCGAGCTGCCAAGTTCTCAGTCATCGTCACTGTAGCCGAATCTGCACTCATAGGTCTCCTGAGCATGGTGATAATAATGGCAACGAAAGACCACTTTGCCATCCTTTTTACCAGCAGCGTAAAAATGCAAAAGGCAGTATCTGATTTAGCACACCTTTTAGCTATAACCCTGGTACTGAATAGCATTCAGCCAGTGATTTCAG GAGTTGCTGTAGGGGGAGGATGGCAAGGACTCGTGGCTTGCATTAACATGTTTTGTTATTACATCATAGGACTCCCAATCGGATTTCTTCTGGGTTACAAAACTGATCTAGGAGTGAAG GGAATTTGGATGGGTATGATATTTGGAACTTTTCTGCAAACTACGATTCTTTTAGTTATCGTGTGGAAAACAAATTGGGATGAAGAG GTGGTGCAAGCTTCTGAAAGAATGCGTAGGTGGACATAA